Proteins encoded in a region of the Nocardia asteroides genome:
- a CDS encoding UDP-N-acetylmuramoyl-L-alanyl-D-glutamate--2,6-diaminopimelate ligase has protein sequence MQSGQPRALRPEHSPSTPLASLAAVIGAVTSPEPAARGVSVTGIEQRSHAVLPGDLFAALPGARSHGARFARDAVARGAVAVLTDAAGAELAGPLEVPVLVRENPRAVLGELSATIYGNPSERLRIVGITGTSGKTTTSYLVEAGLAAAGLSTALIGTIETRIGGRRVPSALTTPEAPQLHAMFALMVEQGVDAVVMEVSSHALALGRVDGVRFAVGAFTNLSQDHLDFHADFEDYFAAKRRLFEPDSPIAARTAVVCVDDDWGRRLAAGLPDPVTVSTTRAAAWSVTGAVSAHGGEQDFTAAGPHGEIPVRLRLPGHYNIANGLLAVAVCAAAGVEPSVAAPALATVDVPGRMQRVERGQDFLAIIDYAHKPAALESVIATLRGHLAADTAGRLAVVVGAGGDRDAAKRPLMGAAGARGADLLIVTDDNPRTEDPAAIRAAVLSGASQVPEHERGEVREIGDRAEAIAAAVEWARPGDVVLIAGKGHEAGQEIQGVKHPFDDRDVLAAALERRSPQGNHAEDLTVS, from the coding sequence GTGCAGTCCGGTCAACCGCGCGCATTACGGCCAGAGCATTCGCCCTCGACGCCGCTGGCGTCGCTGGCCGCCGTCATCGGGGCCGTGACGAGCCCTGAACCGGCTGCGCGCGGCGTGTCGGTCACCGGCATCGAGCAGCGCTCGCACGCCGTGCTCCCCGGCGATCTGTTCGCCGCGCTGCCGGGCGCACGCTCGCACGGCGCGCGTTTCGCGCGGGACGCGGTCGCCAGAGGCGCGGTCGCGGTATTGACCGACGCGGCGGGTGCGGAGCTGGCCGGTCCGCTCGAGGTGCCGGTGCTGGTGCGGGAGAACCCGAGGGCCGTGCTCGGGGAGCTGTCGGCGACGATCTACGGCAACCCCTCCGAGCGGCTGCGCATCGTCGGGATCACCGGAACCTCCGGCAAGACCACGACCTCCTATCTGGTGGAGGCGGGACTGGCCGCCGCGGGGCTGTCCACCGCGCTGATCGGCACCATCGAGACCAGGATCGGCGGCAGGCGCGTGCCGAGCGCCCTGACCACGCCCGAGGCGCCGCAGTTGCACGCGATGTTCGCGCTGATGGTCGAACAGGGCGTGGACGCGGTGGTGATGGAGGTCTCCAGCCACGCGCTGGCGCTGGGCCGGGTGGACGGGGTTCGTTTCGCGGTGGGCGCGTTCACCAACCTCTCCCAGGATCACCTCGACTTCCACGCCGACTTCGAGGACTACTTCGCCGCCAAACGCAGGCTGTTCGAACCGGATTCGCCGATCGCGGCGCGCACCGCGGTGGTCTGTGTGGACGACGACTGGGGACGGCGGCTCGCCGCTGGTCTCCCGGACCCCGTCACCGTGTCGACCACCCGGGCCGCCGCATGGAGCGTCACCGGCGCGGTCTCGGCGCACGGCGGCGAACAAGACTTCACCGCGGCCGGGCCGCACGGGGAAATCCCTGTGCGCCTGCGGCTTCCCGGCCACTACAACATCGCCAACGGACTGCTCGCGGTCGCGGTATGCGCGGCGGCGGGCGTCGAACCCTCGGTCGCCGCGCCCGCGTTGGCGACCGTGGACGTGCCCGGCCGGATGCAGCGCGTGGAGCGCGGACAGGACTTCCTGGCGATCATCGACTACGCGCACAAGCCCGCGGCGCTGGAGTCGGTGATCGCCACGCTGCGTGGACATCTCGCGGCGGACACCGCGGGACGGCTCGCGGTGGTGGTCGGCGCGGGCGGTGACCGGGACGCGGCGAAGCGGCCGCTGATGGGCGCCGCGGGCGCGCGAGGCGCCGATCTGCTGATCGTCACCGACGACAACCCGCGCACCGAGGACCCGGCGGCCATCCGCGCCGCGGTGCTCTCCGGTGCGTCGCAGGTGCCGGAGCACGAACGCGGCGAGGTGCGTGAGATCGGTGACCGCGCGGAAGCGATCGCGGCCGCGGTGGAGTGGGCGCGCCCCGGTGACGTGGTGCTGATCGCGGGCAAAGGACATGAGGCAGGGCAGGAGATCCAGGGCGTGAAGCACCCCTTCGACGACCGCGACGTACTCGCGGCCGCATTGGAAAGACGCAGTCCGCAAGGTAACCACGCGGAGGACTTGACGGTTTCATGA
- a CDS encoding penicillin-binding protein 2, which translates to MLVALAVVALQLLWVQSVAAPGLSAQAASQRTTHQPDPATRGPITDRYGKSLAFTVSAKALTFQPVRVRQDLADAKAENDKAPDPDERLRDIARTIHQKVGKDAPSEADLLAKLRSDETFVYLARNVDPRIASEITEKFPQVGSDHQSPRVYPGGSLAANVVGAVGWDGHGQVGLESSLDSVLAGTDGSHTYDRGSDGAVIPGSWRDEQPAVNGSAVELTLDSDLQYYVQQQVQQAKDLSGAGAASAVVLDAKTGQVLAMANDNTFNPELGPQKWADAQLSNPSVTDVFEPGSVNKIVTAAAAVEYGLTDPDEVHQVPGAIQMAGVTVHDAWSHGVEPYTTTGIFGRSSNVGTLMLAQRVGEDRFADMAHRFGLGQRTGIGLPGESAGLMPDREQWSGGTFANLPIGQGLSMTTLQMAGMYQAIANDGVRIPPRIVRAKIAPDGTRTEETQPDGVRVVSPQTAATLRTMFQAVVQRDPMNANQNGTGWPAAITGYQVAGKTGTAQKVDRNCRCYSTSSFWITFAGMVPAENPRYVIGLMLDAPVRSSDGSGGGSVAPLFHNIASWALQRDRVPPSPQPSRHFVLQAG; encoded by the coding sequence ATGCTCGTGGCGCTCGCCGTGGTCGCGCTGCAACTGCTGTGGGTGCAGAGCGTCGCGGCGCCCGGACTGTCCGCGCAAGCGGCCAGTCAGCGCACCACCCATCAACCCGACCCGGCCACCCGCGGGCCCATCACCGACCGTTACGGCAAGTCGCTGGCTTTCACCGTCTCCGCGAAAGCGCTGACCTTCCAACCGGTCCGGGTCCGCCAGGATCTAGCGGACGCCAAGGCCGAGAACGACAAGGCGCCCGACCCGGACGAGCGGCTGCGCGACATCGCGCGCACCATCCATCAAAAGGTGGGTAAAGACGCGCCGTCGGAAGCGGACCTGCTGGCGAAGCTGCGCAGTGACGAGACGTTCGTCTACTTGGCCCGCAACGTGGATCCGAGGATCGCCAGCGAGATCACCGAGAAGTTTCCGCAGGTCGGCTCCGATCACCAGAGCCCGCGGGTGTACCCCGGCGGCTCGCTGGCGGCGAACGTCGTCGGCGCCGTCGGGTGGGACGGCCACGGGCAGGTCGGGCTCGAGTCGTCGCTGGACTCCGTGCTGGCCGGTACCGACGGCTCGCACACCTACGATCGCGGCTCCGACGGCGCGGTGATACCCGGAAGCTGGCGGGACGAGCAGCCCGCGGTCAACGGCTCCGCCGTCGAGCTCACCCTGGACTCCGATCTGCAGTACTACGTGCAACAACAGGTACAGCAGGCCAAAGACCTGTCGGGTGCGGGCGCCGCATCGGCCGTCGTCCTCGACGCCAAGACCGGACAGGTCCTTGCGATGGCCAACGACAACACGTTCAACCCCGAACTGGGACCGCAGAAGTGGGCCGACGCCCAGCTGAGCAACCCGTCGGTCACCGACGTGTTCGAGCCCGGCTCGGTGAACAAGATCGTCACGGCCGCCGCGGCCGTCGAGTACGGCCTGACCGATCCGGACGAGGTGCATCAGGTGCCCGGCGCGATCCAGATGGCCGGCGTCACCGTGCACGACGCGTGGTCGCACGGTGTCGAGCCCTATACGACCACGGGCATTTTCGGCAGGTCCTCCAATGTCGGCACGCTCATGCTCGCGCAGCGCGTGGGCGAAGACCGTTTCGCCGATATGGCGCACCGGTTCGGGCTCGGGCAGCGCACAGGCATCGGTCTGCCGGGAGAGAGCGCGGGCCTGATGCCCGACCGCGAGCAGTGGTCCGGCGGCACCTTCGCCAATCTCCCGATCGGCCAGGGGCTTTCGATGACCACGCTGCAAATGGCCGGCATGTACCAGGCCATCGCCAACGACGGCGTGCGCATTCCGCCACGCATCGTCCGGGCGAAGATCGCGCCGGACGGCACCCGCACCGAGGAGACCCAGCCGGACGGCGTGCGGGTGGTGAGCCCGCAGACCGCCGCCACGCTGCGGACGATGTTCCAGGCGGTGGTGCAGCGTGACCCGATGAACGCCAACCAGAACGGCACCGGCTGGCCCGCGGCCATCACGGGATACCAGGTGGCGGGCAAGACCGGCACCGCGCAGAAGGTGGACCGCAATTGCCGGTGCTACTCCACGTCGTCGTTCTGGATCACCTTCGCCGGCATGGTTCCCGCGGAGAACCCGCGGTACGTGATCGGACTCATGCTCGACGCGCCCGTTCGCAGTTCCGACGGCTCCGGAGGCGGTTCGGTGGCTCCGCTGTTCCACAACATCGCGTCCTGGGCACTGCAGCGCGACCGCGTACCGCCGTCTCCGCAGCCGTCCCGGCACTTCGTCCTGCAGGCCGGGTGA
- the rsmH gene encoding 16S rRNA (cytosine(1402)-N(4))-methyltransferase RsmH: MNREQRGPRHVPVLLERADALLGPALAEPGAVYVDATLGLGGHAEHFLSTYPGIHLVGLDRDTTALKLARERLEPFADRITLVHTRYDGIADALTEAGLSSTGSVSAILMDLGVSSMQLDEADRGFAYSVDAPLDMRMDPTGGLTAADVLNTYSHGDLARVLKTYGEERFASRIAAEVIRRRQVKPFRTSAELVELLYAAIPAATRRTGGHPAKRTFQALRVEVNGELESLRAALPAALAALRVGGRIVVMSYQSLEDKVVKQQLAARTASRTPVDLPMELPGMGPEFRMLTRGAEKATEQEIEDNPRAAPVRMRAAERIQEAG; encoded by the coding sequence GTGAACCGTGAACAGCGCGGCCCCCGCCATGTTCCGGTTCTGCTCGAGCGAGCCGACGCGCTGCTCGGCCCCGCCTTGGCCGAGCCGGGCGCCGTCTACGTCGACGCCACCCTCGGTCTCGGCGGCCACGCCGAACATTTCCTGAGCACCTATCCGGGCATTCATCTGGTCGGGCTCGACCGGGACACCACCGCGTTGAAACTGGCCCGTGAGCGGCTCGAGCCGTTCGCGGATCGAATCACCCTGGTGCACACTCGCTATGACGGCATCGCCGACGCGCTGACCGAGGCGGGCCTGTCTTCCACCGGGTCGGTCTCGGCCATCCTGATGGATCTGGGCGTCTCCTCGATGCAGCTGGACGAGGCCGATCGTGGCTTCGCCTATTCCGTCGACGCGCCGCTGGACATGCGGATGGACCCGACCGGCGGCCTCACCGCCGCCGACGTGCTCAACACCTACAGCCACGGTGACCTGGCCCGGGTGCTGAAGACCTACGGCGAGGAACGCTTCGCGAGCCGGATCGCCGCCGAGGTGATCCGCCGTCGCCAGGTCAAACCGTTCCGCACCAGTGCCGAGCTGGTGGAGTTGCTCTATGCCGCGATTCCCGCGGCCACGCGCCGCACCGGCGGGCATCCGGCCAAGCGCACGTTCCAGGCGCTGCGGGTGGAGGTCAACGGGGAACTCGAGTCCTTGCGCGCCGCGCTGCCCGCCGCGCTCGCCGCGCTGCGTGTGGGCGGCCGCATCGTCGTCATGTCCTACCAGTCGCTGGAGGACAAGGTGGTCAAGCAGCAGCTCGCCGCGCGCACCGCGTCCAGGACGCCGGTGGACCTGCCGATGGAGCTGCCCGGCATGGGACCGGAGTTCCGGATGCTGACCCGCGGCGCGGAGAAGGCGACCGAGCAGGAGATCGAAGACAACCCGCGAGCGGCCCCGGTACGCATGCGCGCCGCCGAGCGGATCCAGGAGGCAGGGTGA
- the mraZ gene encoding division/cell wall cluster transcriptional repressor MraZ, which produces MFLGTYTPRLDDKGRLTLPAKFRDDLAGGLMVTKGQDHSLAVYPKEEFTALARRAAAASRSNPQARAFVRALAAGTDEQRPDAQGRIVLSADHRRYANLKRDCVVIGSVDFLEIWDKQAWESYLAEHEEDFSQARDESLGGIF; this is translated from the coding sequence TTGTTTCTCGGTACCTACACACCTCGCTTGGACGACAAGGGGCGACTTACGTTGCCTGCGAAGTTTCGAGACGATCTGGCGGGAGGGTTGATGGTCACGAAGGGGCAGGACCACAGCCTTGCCGTGTACCCGAAAGAAGAGTTCACCGCGCTCGCCCGGCGTGCCGCGGCGGCGTCTCGAAGCAATCCGCAGGCCCGTGCGTTCGTCCGGGCACTCGCGGCCGGAACGGACGAACAACGTCCGGACGCGCAGGGCCGGATCGTGTTGTCCGCCGACCATCGTCGCTACGCCAACCTGAAAAGGGATTGCGTCGTGATCGGTTCGGTCGACTTCCTGGAGATTTGGGATAAGCAGGCGTGGGAATCCTACCTCGCCGAGCACGAGGAGGACTTCTCGCAAGCCAGAGACGAGTCGCTGGGCGGAATCTTCTAG
- a CDS encoding DUF3040 domain-containing protein produces MPLSEHEQRMLEQIESALYAEDPKFASSVRGGRLRSTSSRRRLQAAALFVLGLFLLVAGIAAPVKPGGFPIISLIGFIVMFGAGVLLLLGTSKNVAKTDRPGGETPSGASGGRGRQRKSGGFSERMEDRFRRRFEQE; encoded by the coding sequence GTGCCACTCTCCGAGCACGAGCAGCGCATGCTCGAACAGATCGAGAGCGCTCTCTATGCTGAGGATCCCAAGTTCGCCTCGTCCGTCCGCGGCGGACGGCTTCGTTCGACCTCGAGTCGTCGCAGACTCCAGGCCGCGGCGTTGTTCGTCCTCGGCCTTTTTCTCCTCGTCGCAGGCATCGCAGCGCCCGTGAAGCCCGGCGGCTTCCCGATCATCAGCCTGATCGGGTTCATCGTGATGTTCGGCGCCGGCGTGCTCTTGCTGCTGGGCACCTCCAAGAACGTCGCCAAGACCGATCGGCCAGGCGGCGAGACCCCCTCCGGCGCCTCGGGCGGACGAGGGCGTCAGCGCAAGTCCGGCGGATTCTCCGAGCGTATGGAGGACCGCTTCCGCAGGCGATTCGAGCAAGAGTAA
- a CDS encoding GNAT family N-acetyltransferase — MTAVKPNHIPAPAVIDLSVAALRSRLHDALAVYVAAMDYPRGTENHRAPMWTEHTTRPGWQAVAAVLPDDSGRIDLRRAPIVAIAYGYRGGAHQWWHQQVHSGMRRSGWPEHSARELLSDYFELTELHVHPTAQGRGIGATLLERLLRDRTERAVLLSTPEVTGEDNRAWRLYRRQGFTDVIRNFVFAGDNRPFAILGRRLPL; from the coding sequence ATGACCGCCGTCAAGCCCAATCACATCCCCGCACCCGCCGTCATCGATCTGTCGGTGGCGGCCCTGCGCTCCCGGCTGCACGACGCGCTGGCGGTCTACGTGGCCGCCATGGACTATCCGCGTGGCACGGAGAACCATCGCGCTCCGATGTGGACCGAACACACCACCCGGCCCGGCTGGCAAGCGGTCGCCGCGGTGCTGCCCGACGACTCCGGCCGGATCGATCTGCGCCGCGCTCCGATCGTGGCGATCGCCTACGGCTATCGCGGCGGCGCGCACCAGTGGTGGCACCAGCAGGTGCACAGCGGGATGCGGCGCTCGGGCTGGCCGGAACACTCCGCGCGTGAACTGCTCTCGGACTACTTCGAACTCACCGAACTGCATGTGCATCCCACCGCGCAGGGCCGCGGCATCGGCGCCACGCTGCTGGAACGCCTGCTGCGCGACCGCACCGAGCGCGCGGTGCTGCTGTCGACGCCCGAGGTCACCGGTGAGGACAACCGCGCCTGGCGGCTGTACCGCAGGCAGGGATTCACCGACGTGATCCGGAATTTCGTGTTCGCGGGCGACAACCGCCCCTTCGCGATCCTCGGCAGGCGGCTGCCGCTGTGA
- a CDS encoding NAD(P)/FAD-dependent oxidoreductase — MTVVVVGSGHNALVAACYLARAGHEVEVLERDDVLGGAVSTVERFPGHQVDRGSSAHIMIRHTGIIEELELDRFGLRYIDCDPWGFTPAHAGRPALVFHRDLESTCASIAEACGRGDAAAYRRFVQVWGPRSARVMRAFGGGPTPGRLVRSFWGLDARDGGSALSREFLQSGDALLDTFFEDERLKASLAWFGAQSGPPMSEPGTAPMVGFAALMHTLPPGRAVGGSGALTTALVARLRSDGGVVTAGDAVTALRRDGDRWRVRTASGRERRADIVIAGSHVLTTLELLHDGGFDGAVLDDWHRRIRVGPGIGMVVRAATSALPHYPGSPAEHSARGLQLLVSDRAQLRRAHGAALAGDLPPRPVVLAMSFSALDPTIAPAGEHQLSLWAQWHPYRLASGADWADLAQREADRIIAEVDSYAPGFAETVSRTHVQTPVDLERELGLVGGNVMHVEMSLDQMMLWRPLPELAGQRVPGAPGLYLTGASTHPGGGVSGASGRTAATLALREMNRRRISRWLRR, encoded by the coding sequence GTGACGGTAGTCGTCGTCGGCTCGGGCCACAACGCCTTGGTCGCCGCGTGCTATCTCGCCCGCGCCGGACACGAGGTCGAGGTACTCGAACGCGACGACGTCCTCGGCGGCGCGGTGTCGACGGTGGAACGGTTCCCCGGCCATCAGGTCGATCGCGGCTCGTCGGCGCATATCATGATCCGCCACACCGGCATCATCGAGGAACTCGAACTCGATCGCTTCGGGCTGCGGTACATCGACTGCGACCCATGGGGTTTCACGCCCGCCCACGCCGGGCGCCCCGCCCTCGTGTTCCACCGTGACCTGGAATCGACCTGCGCGTCGATCGCCGAGGCTTGCGGCCGCGGGGACGCGGCGGCCTATCGCCGGTTCGTCCAGGTGTGGGGACCGCGCAGCGCCCGCGTGATGCGCGCCTTCGGCGGCGGACCCACGCCGGGGAGGCTGGTCCGGTCGTTCTGGGGACTGGACGCCCGAGACGGCGGCAGCGCCCTCTCGCGGGAGTTCCTCCAGTCCGGAGACGCGCTGCTGGACACCTTCTTCGAGGACGAACGATTGAAGGCGTCGCTGGCCTGGTTCGGCGCGCAGTCCGGACCGCCGATGTCGGAGCCGGGCACGGCGCCGATGGTGGGCTTCGCCGCGCTCATGCACACGCTCCCGCCGGGGCGCGCGGTCGGCGGCAGCGGCGCGCTGACCACCGCACTGGTGGCTCGGCTGCGATCCGACGGTGGGGTGGTGACGGCGGGTGACGCGGTGACCGCCCTGCGCCGCGACGGCGATCGCTGGCGGGTGCGCACCGCGTCGGGCCGAGAGCGGCGCGCCGACATCGTGATCGCGGGCAGCCATGTGCTGACCACGCTGGAGCTGCTGCACGACGGCGGTTTCGACGGCGCGGTGCTCGACGACTGGCACAGGCGCATCCGCGTCGGCCCCGGGATCGGAATGGTCGTGCGGGCCGCCACCTCGGCGCTGCCCCACTACCCCGGCAGCCCGGCCGAGCACTCCGCCCGCGGCCTGCAATTGCTGGTGTCCGATCGCGCGCAGCTGCGTCGCGCGCACGGCGCGGCGCTGGCGGGGGACCTGCCGCCGCGACCGGTCGTGCTGGCGATGAGCTTCAGCGCCCTCGACCCGACCATCGCCCCGGCCGGTGAGCATCAGTTGTCACTGTGGGCGCAGTGGCACCCGTACCGGCTGGCCTCCGGCGCCGACTGGGCCGATCTCGCACAGCGGGAAGCCGACCGCATCATCGCCGAAGTCGATTCCTACGCCCCCGGTTTCGCCGAGACGGTGTCGCGCACCCACGTGCAGACGCCGGTGGACCTGGAGCGCGAACTCGGGCTCGTCGGCGGGAACGTCATGCACGTGGAGATGTCGCTGGACCAGATGATGCTGTGGCGGCCGCTCCCGGAACTGGCCGGGCAGCGGGTGCCCGGCGCGCCGGGGCTGTATCTGACGGGCGCGTCCACCCATCCCGGTGGCGGCGTCTCCGGGGCAAGTGGCCGCACGGCCGCCACCCTCGCCCTGCGCGAGATGAACCGGCGCCGGATTTCGCGGTGGCTGCGACGATGA
- a CDS encoding carotenoid biosynthesis protein codes for MTDAGDLSLTTQRNVSVREHPRDPGYRSAGSLVPLVFVALTIVAQIGYPLTTGGARDRITVAIVLLCAGAAVAHATVTRGFRYAVGFLVIVSGIGLAAEVIGTATGMPFGCYSYATDRLGPALFDVPLIIPLAWTGGMYPVWAVAGMLSRHTGARIMWTAAGAVGWDLFLDPQMVADGQWTWCDTSSGLPGLDWIPVTNYLGWFAVALVMGALLAIWERAAPDPPRAGGQAVALTVPVALFLWTWLGSALAHAVFLDLLPSAGYGFAGLAVLGVPLLVAAARARRRPGAPRPVR; via the coding sequence ATGACCGACGCTGGCGACCTATCCCTGACGACGCAACGGAATGTCTCCGTGCGGGAGCACCCCCGGGATCCGGGGTACCGCTCGGCGGGCTCTCTCGTGCCCCTCGTCTTCGTCGCGCTGACCATCGTCGCGCAGATCGGTTATCCGTTGACCACCGGCGGCGCACGCGACCGGATCACTGTCGCGATCGTGCTGCTGTGCGCCGGAGCCGCCGTGGCACACGCGACGGTGACCAGGGGATTCCGCTATGCCGTCGGCTTCCTGGTCATCGTGTCCGGCATCGGGCTCGCGGCCGAGGTGATCGGCACCGCGACGGGAATGCCGTTCGGCTGCTACTCGTACGCGACCGACCGGCTCGGTCCCGCCCTGTTCGACGTTCCGTTGATCATCCCGCTGGCGTGGACCGGCGGAATGTACCCGGTATGGGCGGTGGCCGGGATGTTGTCCCGGCACACGGGCGCGCGAATCATGTGGACAGCGGCCGGCGCGGTGGGCTGGGATCTGTTCCTCGATCCGCAGATGGTGGCCGACGGGCAGTGGACCTGGTGTGACACCAGCTCCGGACTGCCCGGACTGGACTGGATTCCGGTGACCAACTACCTGGGATGGTTCGCCGTCGCGCTCGTGATGGGCGCGTTGCTCGCGATCTGGGAGCGCGCGGCGCCGGATCCCCCACGGGCAGGCGGGCAGGCGGTCGCGCTCACCGTCCCCGTGGCCTTGTTCCTGTGGACCTGGCTCGGGTCGGCGCTGGCCCACGCGGTGTTCCTCGACCTGCTGCCGTCCGCCGGTTACGGCTTCGCGGGCCTGGCTGTGCTGGGCGTTCCCCTGCTGGTGGCCGCGGCCCGCGCGCGCCGCCGACCCGGCGCGCCACGCCCGGTGCGGTAG
- a CDS encoding DUF3153 domain-containing protein — MQPSPVTTKPDAPQPPQRRGSRRGVRVAAAVLLAAMLAPMLAGCLRVQVSMGVSSNDRVSGRIVAAVVPADPGDKGPQLKAPETLAAKVRVEPYAQDGYSGSQVFFEDLSFGEVQQLGQLSEQTQGMFQLQFQRTGDLVGLTGRVDLKSVPPHGSDVQFTIAFPARVAKTNGSREGDNVVSWKLPPGDVSTLRAEVSYADPNTRSFAGWAGIVGGITLAVAAIIAAMAYMDRNPAPPGAPEVGFSLSRWWRTVTQNR; from the coding sequence GTGCAGCCGAGTCCCGTCACCACGAAGCCCGATGCTCCGCAGCCGCCGCAGCGGCGGGGTTCACGCCGCGGCGTGCGCGTCGCGGCGGCCGTTCTGCTCGCGGCGATGCTGGCGCCGATGCTCGCGGGCTGCCTGCGGGTTCAGGTATCGATGGGTGTCTCGTCCAACGACCGGGTGTCCGGACGGATCGTCGCCGCCGTGGTGCCCGCCGACCCCGGTGACAAGGGCCCGCAACTGAAGGCGCCCGAGACGCTGGCCGCGAAGGTGCGGGTGGAGCCCTACGCCCAGGACGGGTACTCCGGCAGCCAGGTCTTCTTCGAGGATCTGTCCTTCGGTGAAGTGCAACAGCTCGGCCAGCTGTCCGAGCAGACCCAGGGCATGTTCCAGTTGCAGTTCCAGCGCACCGGCGACCTGGTCGGCCTGACGGGGCGGGTGGATCTGAAATCCGTCCCGCCGCACGGCTCCGACGTGCAGTTCACTATCGCTTTCCCGGCTCGCGTCGCCAAGACCAACGGCAGCCGCGAGGGCGACAACGTGGTCTCCTGGAAGCTCCCGCCCGGCGATGTCTCCACACTGCGCGCCGAGGTCAGCTACGCCGACCCGAACACCCGCTCGTTCGCGGGCTGGGCAGGCATCGTCGGCGGCATCACGCTCGCGGTGGCCGCCATCATCGCCGCGATGGCGTACATGGACCGCAACCCCGCCCCGCCCGGCGCTCCGGAAGTCGGCTTCTCCCTGAGCCGCTGGTGGCGCACGGTGACGCAGAATCGCTGA
- a CDS encoding glycosyltransferase, whose amino-acid sequence MVSADLPKTLRANSILPAGATAVAALGAGIALYNRITVQRLANTPATVIEPVTVCVPARNEAGRLPDLIGDLRAQVGLPRMAVRILDDASTDDTGAAARAAIGDDPRFTLLRTESDPPPGWTGKAAACARLAEEVSTPVLIFLDADVRLAPAALAAAVGALRRRGAALVSPWPLQEADSMAEALVQPLLCWSWASTLPIAAADRSLRPSTAVACGQFLVFDNAVYRAAGGHAAVAGSVTEDLDIARTLRRGGHSTVLAAAGPLARTRMYHGAAELDAGYTRWLWSAYDGTITGGAAVGLLAALAYWVPPAAAVLGRGSARRTGVIGWLAAVTGRLLARSTETGGPLRGSDVLAAAAHPASVAAYLLLWARSHRARRRGTARWKGRSLA is encoded by the coding sequence ATGGTGAGTGCCGACCTGCCGAAGACGTTGCGCGCGAACTCGATCCTGCCCGCCGGCGCTACCGCCGTGGCGGCGCTCGGCGCGGGCATCGCGCTATACAACCGGATCACCGTGCAGCGGCTGGCGAATACCCCTGCGACGGTGATCGAACCGGTCACCGTCTGCGTCCCGGCGCGCAACGAGGCCGGGCGGCTACCCGATCTGATCGGCGACCTGCGCGCCCAGGTCGGCCTACCGCGCATGGCGGTGCGCATCCTCGACGACGCGTCCACCGACGACACCGGCGCCGCGGCCCGCGCGGCGATCGGCGACGACCCTCGTTTCACCCTGCTGCGCACCGAGTCCGACCCGCCGCCCGGCTGGACCGGGAAGGCCGCCGCCTGCGCGCGGCTGGCCGAGGAGGTGTCCACGCCGGTGCTGATCTTCCTGGACGCCGACGTGCGGCTGGCCCCCGCGGCGCTCGCGGCGGCGGTCGGCGCGCTGCGCAGACGAGGAGCGGCGCTGGTCTCGCCTTGGCCGCTGCAAGAAGCGGATTCGATGGCGGAGGCCCTCGTGCAGCCCCTGCTGTGCTGGTCGTGGGCCTCGACGCTGCCGATCGCCGCGGCCGACCGGAGCCTGCGGCCGTCCACGGCGGTGGCCTGCGGCCAGTTCCTGGTGTTCGACAACGCCGTGTACCGCGCTGCGGGTGGCCACGCGGCAGTGGCCGGGAGCGTCACCGAAGACCTCGACATCGCCCGTACGCTGCGACGGGGCGGGCACTCGACCGTTCTGGCGGCCGCGGGACCGCTGGCTCGAACCAGGATGTATCACGGCGCCGCCGAACTGGACGCCGGCTACACCCGGTGGCTCTGGTCGGCCTACGACGGCACGATCACGGGCGGAGCGGCGGTGGGACTGCTTGCCGCCCTTGCCTATTGGGTGCCGCCCGCGGCGGCCGTGCTGGGCCGGGGCTCGGCCCGGCGGACAGGTGTGATCGGCTGGCTCGCCGCCGTCACCGGGCGGCTGCTGGCCCGCTCGACCGAAACCGGCGGTCCGCTGCGAGGCTCCGATGTGCTGGCCGCCGCGGCGCATCCGGCATCAGTGGCGGCGTATCTGCTGTTGTGGGCGCGTTCGCATCGGGCCCGCCGCCGCGGCACGGCGCGCTGGAAAGGTCGCTCGCTCGCTTGA